A single window of Streptomyces sp. NBC_00464 DNA harbors:
- a CDS encoding sugar ABC transporter substrate-binding protein, producing MSRTARNASTGIGIAVVLALGLTACGSSGGEDVAADKKQTLTVWAMGAEGEKLADVAKVYEKANPNITVKVTPVGWDVAHQKLVSAAAAGTMPDVAQMGGSYMGEFSELGVLEPVDTKTFQKKDFFPAGWKQGEVDGQAYGVPWYVDTRVLYYRTDLAEKAGITKAPTNWKEMQDLATAYQKKADTKWGLSIQPSGLDTVQNFYSFLYSAGGEIVNDKGEAVIDSPEAVKALKEYGSYFDKGLSNKSVQPGYDVVKDFGNGRVPMFFGGPWHVTLLNEGQPQIKGKWAVANVPADKSSTSMAGGSSLVISKDSEHKAAATQFIKYLTDTKGQADWYERTKDLPANTAAWTSGDLADDADLQIFKKQMDTAKSSPSLPNLSEITDKVDQAIAKVTQGKASAEDALKTAQSEIEGLVK from the coding sequence ATGTCCCGCACCGCCAGAAACGCCTCCACCGGCATCGGTATCGCCGTCGTTCTCGCTCTCGGTCTGACCGCGTGCGGCAGCTCCGGTGGCGAGGACGTCGCCGCGGACAAGAAGCAGACGCTCACTGTCTGGGCCATGGGGGCCGAGGGCGAGAAGCTCGCGGATGTGGCCAAGGTCTACGAGAAGGCCAACCCGAACATCACCGTCAAGGTGACCCCGGTCGGCTGGGACGTCGCCCACCAGAAGCTCGTCTCCGCGGCCGCCGCCGGCACCATGCCGGACGTGGCGCAGATGGGCGGCAGCTACATGGGCGAGTTCTCCGAGCTCGGTGTGCTGGAGCCGGTCGACACCAAGACCTTCCAGAAGAAGGACTTCTTCCCGGCCGGCTGGAAGCAGGGCGAGGTGGACGGCCAGGCGTACGGCGTGCCGTGGTACGTCGACACCCGCGTCCTCTACTACCGCACCGACCTGGCGGAGAAGGCCGGCATCACCAAGGCTCCGACCAACTGGAAGGAGATGCAGGACCTCGCGACCGCCTACCAGAAGAAGGCGGACACCAAGTGGGGCCTGTCCATCCAGCCCAGCGGCCTGGACACGGTGCAGAACTTCTACTCCTTCCTGTACTCGGCCGGCGGCGAGATCGTCAACGACAAGGGCGAGGCCGTCATCGACAGCCCCGAGGCCGTCAAGGCGCTCAAGGAGTACGGCTCGTACTTCGACAAGGGGCTCTCCAACAAGTCCGTGCAGCCCGGCTACGACGTCGTGAAGGACTTCGGCAACGGCCGCGTCCCGATGTTCTTCGGCGGCCCCTGGCACGTCACCCTGCTGAACGAGGGCCAGCCGCAGATCAAGGGCAAGTGGGCGGTGGCCAACGTGCCCGCCGACAAGTCCTCCACCTCGATGGCCGGCGGCTCCTCCCTGGTGATCTCCAAGGACAGCGAGCACAAGGCCGCTGCCACCCAGTTCATCAAGTACCTGACGGACACCAAGGGCCAGGCCGACTGGTACGAGCGCACCAAGGACCTGCCGGCGAACACCGCCGCCTGGACCTCCGGTGACCTCGCCGACGACGCCGATCTGCAGATCTTCAAGAAGCAGATGGACACCGCCAAGTCCTCCCCGTCGCTGCCCAACCTGAGCGAGATCACCGACAAGGTCGACCAGGCCATAGCGAAGGTGACCCAGGGCAAGGCGTCCGCCGAGGACGCGCTGAAGACCGCGCAGTCCGAGATCGAAGGCCTCGTGAAGTAG
- a CDS encoding carbohydrate ABC transporter permease: MSTTTGKAAQPAKVQAGPGTTSPAAGPKGSRRRRKSSMGVQNMAGWLFSTPFLVLFLVFMAVPIIATLVMSFTDFGLRNVTHPLDANFIGFENYTKLFSDEKFLKSLFNTAYFVVVGVPLTILLGLVVAVLLNNGIDRARTFFRVGFYAPVVTTIVAVAVVWRFVLDPSDGLVAGLFSEVGLTAPDFLGSEKLAMPSMIAMAVWRNLGTVMVLFIAGLQAIPTEVREAARLDGANIWQEFKGITVPLLRPTLLYATVITTIGYLNVFEEPFVMTQGGPSDSTLTVSLNMYREGFNFFHMGYASAMAYVLFVVIMGITVLQLRLLKDNTK, from the coding sequence ATGAGCACCACGACCGGAAAGGCCGCACAGCCGGCCAAGGTGCAGGCCGGGCCGGGGACCACGTCCCCGGCCGCCGGGCCCAAGGGTTCACGACGTCGCAGGAAGTCCTCGATGGGCGTGCAGAACATGGCCGGATGGCTGTTCTCCACTCCCTTCCTCGTGCTCTTCCTCGTCTTCATGGCCGTCCCGATCATCGCCACGCTGGTGATGAGCTTCACGGACTTCGGGCTGCGCAACGTGACGCACCCGCTGGACGCGAACTTCATCGGCTTCGAGAACTACACCAAGCTGTTCAGCGACGAGAAGTTCCTCAAGTCGCTGTTCAACACGGCGTACTTCGTGGTCGTCGGCGTCCCGCTGACGATCCTCCTCGGACTGGTCGTCGCCGTACTGCTGAACAACGGCATCGACCGGGCCCGGACCTTCTTCCGCGTCGGCTTCTACGCCCCGGTCGTCACCACCATCGTCGCGGTCGCCGTCGTCTGGCGCTTCGTCCTCGACCCGAGCGACGGTCTCGTCGCGGGCCTCTTCTCCGAAGTGGGTCTCACCGCGCCGGACTTCCTCGGCTCCGAGAAGCTCGCCATGCCGTCGATGATCGCGATGGCGGTCTGGCGCAACCTGGGCACGGTCATGGTGCTCTTCATCGCCGGTCTCCAGGCCATCCCCACCGAGGTGCGGGAAGCGGCGCGACTGGACGGCGCGAACATCTGGCAGGAGTTCAAGGGCATCACGGTCCCGCTGCTGCGGCCCACGCTGCTCTACGCCACGGTGATCACCACCATCGGCTACCTCAACGTGTTCGAGGAGCCCTTCGTGATGACGCAGGGCGGCCCCTCGGACTCGACGCTCACCGTCTCGCTGAACATGTACCGCGAGGGCTTCAACTTCTTCCACATGGGCTATGCGAGCGCCATGGCGTATGTCCTCTTCGTAGTGATCATGGGCATCACGGTGCTGCAGCTCCGACTGCTGAAGGACAACACGAAATGA
- a CDS encoding carbohydrate ABC transporter permease, whose translation MSATSAPGAVSTAPSKKPGNDGKPGRPKRPRSLKRVLVYVLLSLGLLIMSAPFLWMAVSAFKTTSELTASPPVWIPTEWTLDNFRDLLDKLDLPLYFMNSVIVAVLVTVSNLVFCSMLGYALAKLKFAGRNKIFGLVLGALMVPGNLMLLPLFVLMSKMGLIDSYAGLVLPFAAGAFGVFLMRQFMQSIPDELLEAARMDGAGEWYIFWRIVMPLVKPALATLSIFTFLGSWNNFVWPLIATNDPDKYTLPVALATFATDPNKAGGSNGMLMAGSFLIVLPVLVVFIALQRHFTQGIATAGMK comes from the coding sequence ATGAGCGCCACCAGTGCACCGGGCGCCGTCTCGACGGCGCCGTCGAAGAAGCCCGGGAACGACGGGAAGCCCGGCCGTCCCAAGCGGCCGCGTTCGCTGAAGCGGGTCCTCGTCTACGTCCTGCTCTCGCTCGGGCTGCTGATCATGTCGGCGCCGTTCCTGTGGATGGCCGTCTCCGCGTTCAAGACGACGAGCGAGCTGACCGCCAGCCCGCCGGTCTGGATCCCGACCGAGTGGACCCTGGACAACTTCCGGGACCTGCTCGACAAGCTCGATCTGCCGCTGTACTTCATGAACTCGGTGATCGTGGCGGTGCTGGTCACCGTCTCGAACCTGGTGTTCTGCTCGATGCTCGGGTACGCCCTGGCCAAGCTGAAGTTCGCCGGCCGCAACAAGATCTTCGGTCTGGTGCTCGGCGCCCTCATGGTGCCCGGCAACCTGATGCTCCTGCCGCTGTTCGTGCTGATGAGCAAGATGGGCCTGATCGACTCGTACGCCGGTCTGGTGCTGCCGTTCGCGGCGGGCGCCTTCGGGGTCTTCCTGATGCGCCAGTTCATGCAGTCGATCCCGGACGAGCTGCTGGAAGCGGCCCGGATGGACGGCGCCGGCGAGTGGTACATCTTCTGGCGGATCGTGATGCCGCTGGTCAAGCCCGCCCTGGCGACGCTGTCGATCTTCACGTTCCTCGGGTCCTGGAACAACTTCGTCTGGCCGCTCATCGCGACCAACGACCCCGACAAGTACACCCTCCCGGTCGCCCTGGCGACGTTCGCCACCGACCCGAACAAGGCGGGTGGCTCCAACGGCATGCTGATGGCCGGGTCCTTCCTGATCGTGCTGCCGGTCCTGGTCGTCTTCATCGCGCTCCAGCGCCACTTCACCCAGGGCATCGCCACGGCGGGCATGAAGTAG
- a CDS encoding glycoside hydrolase family 1 protein has protein sequence MTHTQVPFPEGFLWGASTAAHQIEGNNTNSDWWVKEHTAGTHIQEPSLDACDSYHRWHEDMDVLAGLGFTDYRFSIEWARIEPAEGQFSRAELAHYRRMVEGAIERGLRPMVTLHHFTVPQWFEARGGFTSEGATELFARYVAACAPVIGEGVSHVCTINEPNMIAVMAGQAKRGDIGFPPAGLPTPDDETTVAVIAAHHAAVKEVKAINADIQVGWTIANQVYQALPGAEEVTAAYRHPREDVFIEAARGDDWIGVQSYTRTKIGTDGPIPTSDDVERTLTQWEYYPSAVGYALRHTADIVGHNVPLIVTENGIATDVDSRRIDYYTGALNEVASALEDGLNIQGYLAWSALDNYEWGSYKPTFGLIGWNPETFERLPKPSAVWLGEMGRTRALPRDAG, from the coding sequence ATGACTCACACCCAGGTCCCGTTCCCCGAAGGCTTCCTGTGGGGCGCCTCCACGGCCGCCCACCAGATCGAGGGCAACAACACCAACAGCGACTGGTGGGTCAAGGAGCACACCGCGGGCACCCACATCCAGGAGCCCAGCCTGGACGCCTGCGACAGCTACCACCGCTGGCACGAGGACATGGACGTGCTGGCCGGACTGGGCTTCACCGACTACCGGTTCTCCATCGAGTGGGCCCGCATCGAGCCCGCCGAGGGCCAGTTCTCCCGGGCCGAGCTCGCGCACTACCGCCGGATGGTCGAGGGCGCCATCGAGCGCGGGCTGCGCCCCATGGTCACCCTGCACCACTTCACCGTCCCCCAGTGGTTCGAGGCCCGCGGCGGCTTCACCTCCGAGGGCGCGACCGAGCTGTTCGCCCGCTACGTCGCGGCCTGCGCACCGGTCATCGGCGAAGGCGTCAGCCACGTCTGCACCATCAACGAGCCGAACATGATCGCCGTCATGGCGGGCCAGGCCAAGCGCGGCGACATCGGCTTCCCGCCCGCCGGTCTGCCGACCCCGGACGACGAGACCACCGTGGCCGTGATCGCCGCCCACCACGCGGCCGTCAAGGAGGTCAAGGCGATCAACGCCGACATCCAGGTCGGCTGGACCATCGCCAACCAGGTCTACCAGGCCCTCCCCGGCGCCGAAGAGGTCACCGCGGCCTACCGTCACCCCCGCGAGGACGTCTTCATCGAGGCCGCCCGCGGCGACGACTGGATCGGCGTGCAGTCCTACACCCGGACGAAGATCGGCACCGACGGCCCGATCCCGACCTCGGACGACGTCGAGCGCACCCTCACGCAGTGGGAGTACTACCCCTCCGCCGTCGGGTACGCGCTGCGCCACACCGCCGACATCGTCGGCCACAACGTGCCGCTGATCGTCACCGAGAACGGCATCGCCACCGACGTCGACAGCCGCCGCATCGACTACTACACCGGCGCGCTGAACGAGGTCGCCTCCGCCCTGGAGGACGGCCTCAACATTCAGGGCTACCTGGCCTGGAGCGCGCTCGACAACTACGAGTGGGGCTCCTACAAGCCCACCTTCGGCCTCATCGGCTGGAACCCGGAGACGTTCGAGCGGCTGCCGAAGCCGTCCGCCGTCTGGCTGGGCGAGATGGGCCGCACCCGCGCGCTGCCGCGCGACGCCGGCTGA
- a CDS encoding glucoamylase family protein — protein MDRRTFLTAAGTGAAALSLGAVSAPSAGAAPLGRTPDPQLLLRWFRDTYRSIEAMTTGLGLAVDKIDVSGPDGPVQSRQTSPTNIGCGLWSTVAAAGLGVISDATMRRRLELTVRSVERLERHHGFWLNWYDAHDGSVLTEWPGTGDPVRPFLSSVDNAWLITGLRIAADAAPALRPRIARILSDADWSYYYTPYDPADPVAGPGQLRGGFWTDTEEPTGHHYGALNTEPRMASYLGIADGSLPADHYWHLLRTMVPGNGQEQEPQGSYVAMDGIRVWQGHYTHRGRKLVPTWGGSMFEALMVPLFVPEPEWSPQSWGRTHQRYVRSQIEHGMTEAEYGYWGFSPANIPEGGYQEYGVDALGMQVDGYASNTDRTYTTDGAPLPPASAFTNGVVTPHASFLALPYAPAEAVANLRALDRDFGAYHDGYGFRDSVNVSTGRVSDYLLALDQGMITAALAQALRPGLLQQPFRTGGFRSRVRPLLAKERFSI, from the coding sequence ATGGACCGTCGCACGTTTCTCACCGCCGCCGGGACCGGGGCCGCCGCCCTGTCCCTCGGAGCCGTATCCGCGCCCTCGGCAGGCGCCGCCCCGCTCGGCCGCACCCCGGACCCGCAGCTGCTGCTGCGCTGGTTCCGTGACACGTACCGTTCGATCGAGGCAATGACCACCGGTCTCGGTCTCGCCGTCGACAAGATCGACGTGAGCGGGCCGGACGGCCCCGTCCAGTCACGCCAGACCTCGCCGACCAACATCGGCTGCGGCCTCTGGTCCACCGTCGCCGCCGCCGGACTGGGCGTGATCAGCGACGCCACGATGCGGCGCAGGCTGGAGCTCACCGTCCGGTCCGTCGAGCGGTTGGAGCGCCACCACGGCTTCTGGCTCAACTGGTACGACGCGCACGACGGTTCGGTGCTGACCGAGTGGCCCGGCACCGGTGACCCGGTCCGCCCGTTCCTCTCGTCCGTCGACAACGCCTGGCTGATCACCGGCCTGCGCATCGCCGCGGACGCGGCCCCCGCGCTGCGCCCGCGCATCGCCCGCATCCTGTCGGACGCCGACTGGTCGTACTACTACACGCCCTACGACCCGGCCGACCCGGTCGCCGGCCCCGGCCAGTTGCGCGGCGGCTTCTGGACGGACACCGAGGAGCCCACCGGCCACCACTACGGGGCCCTCAACACCGAGCCCCGCATGGCCAGTTACCTAGGAATCGCGGACGGCTCGCTGCCCGCCGACCACTACTGGCACCTGCTGCGCACCATGGTCCCCGGCAACGGCCAGGAGCAGGAGCCGCAGGGCAGCTACGTGGCGATGGACGGCATCCGCGTCTGGCAGGGCCACTACACGCACCGCGGCCGCAAGCTCGTCCCCACCTGGGGCGGGTCGATGTTCGAGGCGCTGATGGTCCCGCTGTTCGTACCGGAGCCGGAGTGGTCGCCGCAGTCGTGGGGCCGTACCCATCAGCGCTATGTGCGCAGCCAGATCGAGCACGGCATGACGGAGGCGGAGTACGGCTACTGGGGATTCTCGCCCGCCAACATCCCCGAGGGCGGCTATCAGGAGTACGGCGTCGACGCGCTCGGCATGCAGGTCGACGGTTACGCCTCCAACACCGACCGTACGTACACGACGGACGGTGCTCCGCTGCCGCCCGCGTCGGCGTTCACCAACGGCGTGGTGACCCCGCACGCCTCGTTCCTCGCGCTGCCGTACGCGCCGGCCGAGGCGGTGGCGAACCTGCGGGCGCTGGACCGCGACTTCGGCGCGTACCACGACGGCTACGGCTTCCGGGACTCCGTCAACGTCTCCACCGGACGGGTCAGCGACTATCTGCTCGCCCTCGACCAGGGAATGATCACGGCGGCCCTGGCCCAGGCGCTCCGCCCCGGCCTCCTGCAACAGCCGTTCCGGACGGGTGGGTTCCGTTCCCGCGTACGGCCGCTGCTCGCCAAGGAGCGCTTCAGTATCTGA
- a CDS encoding TPM domain-containing protein, whose protein sequence is MSRTRILIPGRALLTVLLTVCWLALSPALTARADDPITLSRDGQITDKVGALGDRRAQVVTALDRLYDQRRIQLFVAYVRDFSGRSAQDWADQTADRNGLGLDDVLLAVATHDRQYAYSVDQDSRLTDAQLQDVASTAIEPALKENDWAGAAIGAADGYSAVLAGSPVPTPAITPGADDPGTGSSGGTSTGDLVLPIVLVGGVAAVAAYAFTRRKRRATTRTTPAATGWGPAGAGPGEPAQPPTPLPELDAQAKQTLVDTDDAVRTSDEELGFATAQFGEEAAAPFTEAVTYAKGELTAAFRLRQQLDDAIPEDDATRRRMLDEIISRCADANDRLDAVSEDFDRLRELERNAPQALAAAESRFRTLAGRASAAEATLVSMRGSYAESASAPVAGDIEQAKDRLVFATSSLNQARQAADSGDNSAAAVYVRATEGAIGQAATLVDGIDRRARELGEAAGRLTAALTEMETDLADAGGLLEGTGQGVSTADLRGRIARAQSVARDVREEVEAGPYDPIDALRRVEEADAVLDEALAGAREKEQGNQRARSLLDQALLTARSAIGAAADYVSTNRGAVGSQARTRLTEAQRRLERAGELAGADDPQAALAEAQRADALAGEARSLAEQDVRAYGGRGGPGGMPGGGGAGGGMGGAVLGGIILGGLLGGGGRGGGFGGGGFGGGGPGSFGGGGTRGRRGGGGRF, encoded by the coding sequence GTGAGCCGAACCCGGATCCTCATACCGGGCCGGGCCCTGCTCACCGTGCTGTTGACGGTGTGCTGGCTGGCCCTGTCCCCCGCGCTGACCGCTCGCGCCGACGACCCCATCACGCTGTCCCGGGACGGGCAGATCACCGACAAGGTCGGTGCGCTCGGGGACCGCAGGGCCCAGGTGGTCACCGCGCTCGACCGGCTCTACGACCAGCGCCGCATCCAGCTCTTCGTGGCGTACGTCCGTGACTTCTCCGGGCGCTCCGCCCAGGACTGGGCCGATCAGACGGCCGACCGCAACGGGCTCGGCCTCGATGACGTGCTGCTGGCCGTCGCCACCCACGACCGGCAGTACGCGTACTCCGTCGACCAGGACTCCCGGCTCACCGACGCGCAGCTCCAGGACGTGGCGAGCACCGCCATCGAGCCGGCGCTCAAGGAGAACGACTGGGCGGGTGCCGCGATCGGGGCCGCCGACGGGTACTCCGCCGTCCTGGCCGGTTCGCCCGTCCCCACCCCCGCCATCACCCCGGGCGCCGACGACCCCGGAACGGGGAGCTCCGGCGGGACGAGTACCGGTGACCTGGTGCTGCCGATCGTCCTCGTCGGCGGCGTCGCAGCCGTCGCGGCGTACGCCTTCACCCGGCGCAAGCGGCGCGCCACCACCCGTACGACGCCCGCCGCGACGGGCTGGGGTCCGGCCGGAGCCGGGCCGGGCGAACCGGCGCAGCCGCCCACTCCCCTCCCCGAACTCGACGCACAGGCGAAGCAGACGCTCGTCGACACGGACGACGCGGTCCGCACGAGCGACGAGGAACTCGGATTCGCCACCGCCCAGTTCGGCGAGGAGGCCGCCGCACCGTTCACCGAGGCGGTCACGTATGCCAAGGGCGAGCTGACGGCGGCCTTCCGGCTGCGCCAGCAGCTCGACGACGCCATTCCGGAGGACGACGCCACCCGACGCCGGATGCTGGACGAGATCATCAGCCGCTGCGCGGACGCCAACGACCGGCTGGACGCGGTCTCCGAGGACTTCGACCGGCTGCGCGAACTGGAACGCAACGCCCCGCAGGCACTGGCGGCGGCCGAGAGTCGGTTCCGGACGCTCGCCGGCCGGGCCTCCGCCGCCGAGGCCACGCTCGTCTCGATGCGCGGCAGTTACGCGGAGTCGGCTTCGGCCCCCGTCGCGGGCGACATCGAACAGGCCAAGGACCGGCTCGTCTTCGCGACGTCCTCGCTCAACCAGGCCCGGCAGGCGGCCGACAGCGGCGACAACTCCGCGGCGGCGGTGTACGTACGGGCCACCGAGGGTGCGATCGGCCAGGCGGCCACCCTCGTCGACGGCATCGACCGGCGCGCGCGGGAACTCGGCGAGGCGGCGGGCAGGCTGACGGCCGCGCTCACCGAGATGGAGACGGACCTGGCAGATGCGGGCGGGCTGCTGGAGGGCACGGGGCAGGGGGTGTCCACCGCGGACCTCCGCGGCCGGATCGCCCGTGCGCAGTCCGTGGCCCGTGATGTGCGGGAGGAGGTCGAGGCGGGTCCGTACGACCCCATCGACGCCCTGCGCCGGGTGGAGGAGGCGGACGCGGTGCTGGACGAGGCGCTGGCCGGTGCGCGCGAGAAGGAGCAGGGCAACCAGCGGGCCCGTTCCCTCCTCGACCAGGCGTTGCTCACCGCGCGGTCGGCGATCGGGGCCGCCGCCGACTACGTCTCCACCAACCGGGGCGCGGTCGGCAGTCAGGCCCGGACCCGGCTGACGGAGGCCCAGCGGCGGCTGGAGCGGGCCGGCGAGCTGGCCGGGGCCGACGATCCGCAGGCCGCGCTGGCCGAGGCGCAGCGGGCGGACGCGCTGGCCGGGGAGGCGCGGAGCCTCGCGGAGCAGGACGTGCGCGCGTACGGGGGCCGTGGCGGTCCGGGCGGCATGCCGGGAGGGGGCGGCGCGGGCGGCGGCATGGGTGGTGCGGTCCTCGGCGGGATCATCCTCGGCGGGCTCCTGGGCGGTGGCGGGCGAGGGGGCGGGTTCGGAGGCGGCGGCTTCGGCGGCGGCGGCCCGGGCAGCTTCGGCGGCGGGGGGACGCGCGGCCGGCGGGGCGGCGGCGGCCGCTTCTGA
- a CDS encoding PspA/IM30 family protein, giving the protein MTKQTILGRVTQLAKANINALLDQAEDPQKMLDQLIRDYTSNISEAEQAVAATIGNLRLMEQDHREDVAAAKEWGEKALAASRKADELRAGGSGPDADKFDNLAKVALGRQLQSEKEARTAEPTIASQTEVVDKLKSGLDQMKTKLTELKSKRDELVARAKSAQAQNQMMDSVKNIDVLDPTSELSRFEDKVRREEAKAMGKQELAASSLDAQFEQLDTLGDSAEVEARLAALKTA; this is encoded by the coding sequence ATGACCAAGCAGACCATCCTCGGACGCGTCACCCAGCTGGCGAAGGCCAACATCAACGCCCTGCTCGACCAGGCCGAGGACCCGCAGAAGATGCTGGACCAGCTGATCCGCGACTACACGTCCAACATCTCGGAGGCCGAACAGGCCGTGGCCGCCACCATCGGCAATCTGCGCCTGATGGAGCAGGACCACCGCGAGGACGTGGCGGCGGCCAAGGAGTGGGGCGAGAAGGCGCTCGCCGCCAGCCGCAAGGCCGATGAGCTGCGGGCGGGCGGATCGGGACCCGACGCCGACAAGTTCGACAACCTGGCCAAGGTCGCGCTCGGCCGCCAGCTCCAGTCGGAGAAGGAGGCGAGGACCGCGGAGCCCACGATCGCCTCGCAGACCGAGGTGGTCGACAAGCTGAAGTCCGGCCTGGACCAGATGAAGACGAAGCTGACGGAGCTGAAGTCCAAGCGTGACGAGCTGGTCGCCCGCGCCAAGTCCGCCCAGGCGCAGAACCAGATGATGGACTCCGTCAAGAACATCGACGTCCTCGACCCGACCAGCGAGCTGAGCCGCTTCGAGGACAAGGTGCGGCGTGAGGAGGCGAAGGCGATGGGCAAGCAGGAGCTCGCCGCGTCGTCCCTGGACGCCCAGTTCGAGCAGCTGGACACGTTGGGCGACAGCGCCGAGGTGGAGGCCCGCCTCGCCGCGCTGAAGACGGCCTGA